The uncultured Hyphomonas sp. genome includes a window with the following:
- a CDS encoding nitronate monooxygenase, whose product MALKTRLTEMLNIKHPIMLAGMGGVSYAEVCAAMCNAGGYGVLGMAGTSPDFIAGQMKRVRELTDRPFGVDLLAASPESLEESVDVIINGGADSFVAGLGVPMPIMERLKKANVKVMVVGGAVKHAIKAEQAGCDAVILQGGEGGGHTGLVGTLPLVAQAVEAVKIPVIAAGGIYDGRGLAAALALGAQGVWMGTRFIASEEAHAANMYKDAVVGAGDTDTTRTRCYSGKPMRCRTNDYINDWESRPQDIKPFPFQAIHSTQTGVIGGIGGITDEAKLNPDSSCFAMGQSAGGVHEVKPVAAIVADIMRDAEASIDRMAGMKTKETA is encoded by the coding sequence ATGGCCCTGAAAACCCGCCTGACAGAGATGTTGAACATCAAGCACCCGATCATGCTCGCCGGCATGGGCGGGGTTTCCTATGCAGAAGTCTGCGCCGCGATGTGCAATGCGGGCGGCTATGGCGTGCTTGGCATGGCCGGAACCAGTCCGGATTTCATCGCCGGACAGATGAAACGGGTCCGTGAACTGACCGACCGGCCCTTCGGGGTCGACCTGCTGGCCGCCAGCCCGGAAAGCCTGGAAGAGTCTGTGGACGTCATCATCAATGGCGGGGCTGACAGCTTCGTGGCGGGCCTCGGTGTGCCAATGCCGATCATGGAACGGCTGAAAAAGGCGAACGTCAAAGTCATGGTCGTCGGCGGCGCGGTGAAGCACGCCATCAAAGCCGAACAGGCCGGCTGCGACGCGGTGATCCTGCAGGGCGGCGAAGGCGGTGGGCACACGGGCCTCGTCGGCACGCTGCCGCTGGTGGCTCAGGCTGTCGAAGCGGTGAAAATCCCGGTCATCGCGGCAGGCGGCATTTATGACGGGCGCGGCCTCGCGGCAGCCCTTGCGCTCGGCGCACAAGGCGTCTGGATGGGCACGCGCTTCATCGCCTCTGAGGAAGCCCACGCGGCAAACATGTACAAGGATGCCGTCGTCGGCGCGGGCGACACCGATACGACGCGCACGCGCTGCTATTCCGGCAAGCCGATGCGCTGCCGCACGAATGACTATATCAATGACTGGGAAAGCCGCCCGCAGGACATCAAGCCCTTCCCGTTCCAGGCGATCCACTCCACGCAGACTGGCGTGATCGGCGGCATTGGGGGCATCACGGACGAAGCAAAACTCAATCCGGATAGCTCCTGCTTCGCCATGGGCCAGTCGGCCGGCGGTGTGCACGAAGTGAAACCCGTCGCCGCCATCGTCGCCGATATCATGCGGGACGCAGAGGCCTCCATCGACCGCATGGCCGGTATGAAGACGAAAGAAACGGCGTAA
- a CDS encoding SDR family oxidoreductase produces the protein MTYAPFDLSGKVCVVTGGNKGIGLGMVEALAASNADVVIWGRKEADNDAAVKKADALGTGKIKAWKVDVGEEAEVVKGMKEAEEEFGRIDCCIANAGVGRGAANFHEMTLETWRYNQRINSEGAFFTLREAGKSMVARAKAGDPGGSLVGTASLAGIEGAARNEAYGHTKGGLIAMMNAIATEYGRYGIRANSILPGWIATDMTEGAQGNEAFQTKVISRVPARRWGEPEDFGGIAVYLASDASRYHSGDTLIVDGGYAKF, from the coding sequence ATGACCTACGCCCCATTCGACCTTTCAGGAAAAGTCTGCGTTGTCACCGGCGGCAACAAGGGAATCGGCCTCGGCATGGTCGAGGCACTGGCCGCTTCCAACGCCGATGTCGTGATCTGGGGCCGCAAGGAAGCCGACAATGACGCAGCCGTGAAAAAGGCCGACGCGCTCGGCACCGGCAAGATCAAAGCCTGGAAAGTGGACGTCGGCGAGGAAGCCGAAGTCGTCAAAGGCATGAAGGAAGCCGAGGAAGAATTCGGCCGCATCGATTGCTGTATCGCCAATGCCGGTGTTGGCCGCGGCGCCGCGAATTTCCACGAAATGACGCTGGAGACCTGGCGCTACAACCAGCGGATCAACTCCGAAGGCGCCTTCTTCACGCTTCGCGAAGCCGGCAAATCCATGGTGGCCCGCGCCAAGGCCGGCGATCCGGGCGGCAGCCTGGTCGGCACGGCATCGCTGGCCGGGATCGAAGGGGCTGCGCGCAATGAAGCCTACGGCCACACCAAGGGCGGCCTGATTGCCATGATGAACGCCATCGCCACCGAGTATGGCCGCTACGGCATCCGCGCGAACTCCATCCTGCCGGGCTGGATCGCCACAGACATGACCGAAGGGGCGCAAGGGAATGAAGCCTTCCAGACCAAAGTGATCTCGCGTGTCCCGGCCCGGCGCTGGGGCGAGCCGGAAGATTTCGGCGGAATCGCTGTTTATCTGGCCTCCGATGCCTCCCGCTACCACTCCGGCGACACGCTGATCGTGGACGGCGGCTACGCGAAATTCTGA
- a CDS encoding TIGR02301 family protein — MIEAALIGHNEDIKFVFYILEPGLDAGKGLFMNKARFHVVLLSALMVCGASAAQSSLPMRGPDYFRDASDLAGALGSAHAIRVRCNGREDQYWRQYMSDMLSYEAPNRGNLRSSLVEQFNDAYQETSRDYLKCDNRAVEAEARFAREGQEIAERMAMHYFPKKPN; from the coding sequence ATGATAGAAGCGGCCCTCATCGGTCATAATGAGGACATCAAGTTTGTGTTCTACATCCTTGAGCCGGGGCTGGATGCGGGCAAAGGTCTTTTCATGAACAAGGCACGTTTTCATGTTGTCCTGCTTAGCGCCCTGATGGTCTGTGGCGCAAGCGCTGCACAATCCAGCCTGCCGATGCGCGGACCGGATTACTTCCGCGACGCCTCGGATCTGGCGGGCGCGCTCGGCTCTGCGCATGCGATCCGGGTGCGCTGCAACGGCCGGGAAGACCAGTACTGGCGCCAGTACATGTCGGACATGCTGAGCTATGAGGCACCCAATCGCGGCAATCTCCGCTCCAGCCTGGTGGAGCAGTTCAATGATGCCTATCAGGAAACCAGCCGCGATTACCTCAAATGCGACAACCGCGCCGTGGAAGCCGAAGCGCGCTTCGCCCGTGAAGGCCAGGAAATCGCCGAACGCATGGCGATGCACTATTTCCCGAAAAAACCCAACTGA
- a CDS encoding NUDIX hydrolase, producing MSAQKPVPAVGTVCFRGDDVALIRRGTKPMAGSWSLPGGKIEFGERTGDAALRELKEETGLTARLVGLVDVVDGIFTSRTTGDVTRHFVLFDYAAVWVSGTVMAGDDAAHAEWISPSRLAELEIWDETRRIIEAARTLVAASQTAS from the coding sequence ATGAGCGCCCAGAAACCTGTCCCAGCCGTCGGCACGGTCTGCTTCCGCGGCGACGACGTCGCCCTCATTCGGCGGGGGACAAAACCCATGGCCGGCAGCTGGTCCCTGCCCGGCGGCAAGATTGAATTTGGTGAACGTACGGGCGATGCCGCGCTGCGCGAACTGAAGGAAGAGACAGGTCTCACTGCCCGGCTGGTGGGCCTTGTGGATGTCGTGGACGGTATCTTCACCTCCCGAACGACGGGTGATGTGACCCGCCATTTCGTCCTGTTCGACTACGCTGCTGTCTGGGTTTCCGGTACGGTAATGGCAGGTGACGATGCCGCCCATGCCGAATGGATCAGCCCGTCCCGGCTGGCAGAACTCGAAATCTGGGACGAAACCCGGCGCATCATCGAGGCAGCCCGGACGCTGGTCGCCGCCAGCCAAACTGCCTCTTGA
- a CDS encoding GIY-YIG nuclease family protein gives MTAASAFPEARQIVDSAVPGGRWVTPDNLEPLRGVRGAYVLLVRLDQALNIGAGRQKSGHLPPGTYLYAGSAHGSGGLGARLARHFRARKKVHWHIDRLTVQASGLAAVAIENGNECQLVQALMLSDRVRVPLDGFGSTDCQTCRSHLLMIR, from the coding sequence GTGACAGCGGCGTCCGCCTTTCCGGAAGCGCGGCAAATCGTCGACAGCGCTGTGCCGGGCGGGCGATGGGTCACGCCCGATAATCTTGAACCGCTGAGAGGTGTCAGGGGCGCTTACGTCCTTCTGGTCCGATTGGACCAGGCACTGAACATCGGCGCCGGCCGGCAGAAATCAGGGCACCTGCCACCGGGGACATATCTTTATGCTGGCAGCGCGCATGGCTCAGGAGGGCTGGGCGCGCGGCTCGCACGGCATTTCCGGGCCCGGAAAAAAGTCCACTGGCATATCGACCGTCTGACGGTGCAAGCCAGCGGTCTTGCTGCCGTTGCGATTGAGAATGGCAATGAGTGCCAGCTCGTTCAGGCGTTGATGCTGTCTGACCGCGTGCGTGTGCCGCTGGATGGGTTTGGCAGCACGGACTGCCAGACCTGCCGGAGCCATTTGCTCATGATCCGCTGA
- a CDS encoding D-2-hydroxyacid dehydrogenase: protein MTDEGRFYHAGSRVVTDKVEPEIVFGSLDCFFGPAAGTFVRTVMASDRLDWFQSPAAGVDNAVLKGIGKASKHYTTNHTQAESMAEWALWAALDFLRKGPEHRAQQQAAEWKRVQSREIAGSRWLIVGYGSIGEAVGTRVTALGGHVTGLRRSPGPAPGAQEILPSSVLMDELPVADVVLLSLPHTPETEGMAGADFFSKMKPDALFMNLGRGALVNEDALIAALDEGRPAFATLDVTGVEPLPEESPLWHHPKIMLTPHDSSQTNGTILRADGTFVDNLHRYLNGEPLRNLVDRKAFED from the coding sequence ATGACCGATGAGGGCCGCTTCTATCATGCCGGTAGCCGGGTGGTGACCGACAAGGTGGAGCCCGAAATTGTCTTTGGCAGTCTGGATTGCTTTTTCGGCCCCGCAGCCGGGACATTTGTCAGGACCGTCATGGCCTCAGACAGGCTCGACTGGTTCCAGTCCCCGGCAGCGGGCGTGGACAATGCGGTGCTCAAGGGCATCGGAAAGGCCTCGAAACACTACACAACCAACCACACTCAGGCCGAATCGATGGCCGAATGGGCGCTCTGGGCAGCGCTGGACTTCCTGCGTAAGGGGCCGGAGCATCGGGCCCAGCAACAGGCCGCGGAGTGGAAACGCGTCCAGTCGCGCGAGATCGCGGGGAGCCGCTGGCTGATCGTCGGTTACGGCTCGATCGGTGAGGCCGTCGGCACGCGCGTGACGGCCCTCGGCGGGCATGTGACCGGCCTCCGCCGTTCACCCGGCCCGGCACCGGGCGCGCAGGAAATCCTGCCGTCCAGCGTGCTGATGGATGAATTGCCGGTGGCGGATGTGGTTTTGCTCTCACTGCCGCACACGCCTGAAACAGAAGGCATGGCGGGGGCGGATTTCTTCTCGAAAATGAAGCCGGATGCCCTGTTCATGAATCTTGGCCGCGGGGCACTGGTGAATGAGGATGCGCTAATCGCCGCGCTGGATGAAGGCCGCCCGGCCTTTGCGACGCTGGATGTGACAGGCGTTGAGCCGTTGCCGGAAGAAAGCCCGCTCTGGCATCATCCGAAGATCATGCTCACGCCGCACGACTCCTCCCAGACGAATGGGACCATCCTGCGTGCGGACGGGACGTTTGTGGACAATCTCCACCGCTACCTGAACGGTGAGCCGCTCAGAAACCTCGTCGACCGGAAGGCTTTCGAGGACTGA
- the soxR gene encoding redox-sensitive transcriptional activator SoxR: protein MNKQGLSIGDVARRTGLSVSAIRFYESRGLVKPDRRPSGQREFARADIRRLSFILIAQQMGLTIEEIGEVLSDLPDNRTPNKADWTRISQHFRKRLDDHIAMVERLRNRLDGCIGCGCLSLKTCKLYNPDDRARAAGPGPRFVMTSEKVE, encoded by the coding sequence CTCCATCGGGGATGTTGCCCGCCGCACGGGGCTGTCGGTGTCAGCGATCCGGTTTTACGAATCGCGCGGCCTGGTGAAGCCGGACAGACGCCCCTCCGGCCAGCGCGAGTTTGCCCGCGCCGACATCCGCCGCCTCTCCTTCATCCTGATCGCCCAGCAGATGGGCCTGACCATTGAGGAAATCGGCGAGGTGCTGAGCGACCTGCCGGACAACCGCACGCCCAACAAGGCGGACTGGACCCGCATCAGCCAGCACTTCCGCAAACGGCTCGACGATCACATCGCCATGGTCGAGCGCCTGCGCAACCGGCTGGACGGGTGCATCGGCTGTGGCTGCCTCAGTTTGAAAACCTGCAAGCTCTACAACCCGGATGACCGCGCCCGCGCCGCCGGGCCCGGGCCACGCTTCGTGATGACATCCGAGAAAGTGGAGTGA